The genome window TTTTCGGCGAGGAACCCTTTTGCGCCGTGACCCGCTCGTACCATCAGCAGCAAAAAGAGTTGCTGCCCGCCTGCGGCATCCGGTGCGTCGAGATCCCCCGCCTGACGCACGGCAATACCGCCATAAGCGCCTCGCGCATCAGGGAATTGCTGCAAAAAGAGCTCTGGGACGACATCGCCGCGCTGGTGCCCGCCACCACGCTCGACCATCTCAAGGCCATGCACGCCCGAAAGACCGGGTGATCCGTTGCGGAGGCGCCCGGCGGGGAGCCCCTCCAATAACAGCAGCCCCCGGCATTGTGATATGCCGGGGGCTGCCGTTTTTCCAGGCGGGAAGACCCGCCGTGCGATCAGCCGTCCTAATCCAGGGCGATGGTTTCCCCGGGGTTCATGATGATGCAGCGGCAATTGGGGGCCTGCTTGGCGACCGCCGCCGGGAAGTCGTCCATGGTCTGGGCGATGACCGGGAACGTGCCCCAGTGCATGGGAATCACGGTCTTGGCTTTAAGGAGTTTGGCCGCGTACGCCGCCTGTTTGACGTCCATGGTGTAGCAGCTGCCCGCAGGCAGCAGCGCGAGGTCGATGTCGTACAGCTCGCCGAAAACGCCCATGGTGCCGAAAATGCCCGTATCGCCCGCGTGGTACACGGTGTATCCGCTGGGGAAGGTAAAAATGTACCCCACCGGCGCCACCCCGTCGATGGTGTGGAAGGCCTGGGTCATGGTGATGGCGACGCCCTTGCAGGTGACGGTTCCGCCGATCTGGAACCCGTGGCCGTTGATAATCTGCTCCGCCGGAACGCCCTGGGCCTGGAACTGCTCGCCAACGCCCACACAGGTGGCGAGAAACGCGCCGGTGTTTTTCACGATGGTGACGGCGTCGCCGGAATGATCGCCGTGCATGTGGGTGACGGCCACGATATCGGGCTTGTCGATGCCTTCCGGCTTCTTGGTGGCCTTGGGGTTGCCCGTGAAGAACGGGTCGACGATGATATTGACGCCGTCATATTGGATCTGGAAGTTGGCGTGTCCATGCCAGGTCAGTTGGTTGCTCATACGGGCCTCCTTGCATGTGCGGTATTCGGGAACGCCCGCGGACGCGGATAACGCGCGGGCAACAGTGACATCGTGTATCTT of uncultured delta proteobacterium contains these proteins:
- a CDS encoding conserved hypothetical protein (Evidence 4 : Homologs of previously reported genes of unknown function) — protein: MSNQLTWHGHANFQIQYDGVNIIVDPFFTGNPKATKKPEGIDKPDIVAVTHMHGDHSGDAVTIVKNTGAFLATCVGVGEQFQAQGVPAEQIINGHGFQIGGTVTCKGVAITMTQAFHTIDGVAPVGYIFTFPSGYTVYHAGDTGIFGTMGVFGELYDIDLALLPAGSCYTMDVKQAAYAAKLLKAKTVIPMHWGTFPVIAQTMDDFPAAVAKQAPNCRCIIMNPGETIALD